In Arachis stenosperma cultivar V10309 chromosome 1, arast.V10309.gnm1.PFL2, whole genome shotgun sequence, one DNA window encodes the following:
- the LOC130968993 gene encoding protein phosphatase 2C 29-like, with the protein MGSGVSTLCSCLEPAPNQPDLDNDVIFAATEPLDETLGHSFCYVRSSNRFLSPTHSDRFVSPSASLRFSPTHDPIHRTRPDTPETAFKAISGASVSANSSVPKTVIQLEEEAADCSGNRAAGLGGGTVVNGFESTSSFSALPLQPVPRGGEPSGTFERGGGFFLSGPIESGALSGPLNSGAATAAGVPFSAPLGGVYVRKKRKNGVSGFRKAFQRGVPEKKRPWVVPVLNFVGRKEVQACEGKPATVGADDVAREESNVQWALGKAGEDRVHVVVSEEQGWLFVGIYDGFNGPDAPEFLMGHLYRAVHNELQGLFWEAEEAEGRKDNIPAAEVAAEVKNSEGDASEDSISHSATAAVKKVTFQVEGTESRRRRLWEFLAEDPEDGLDLSGSDRFAFSVDDALSVNNANAGSAVSRRWLLLSKLKHGLSKHKEGQGRRLLPWSFGAEGKDEKVETEAENPAEEKFSSGGGRSGGRRRKVGPVDHDLVLRALSRALEVTELAYLDMTDKLLDTNPELALMGSCLLVSLMRDEDVYVMNVGDSRAIVAHYEPKEGAAACTGSRFKNGNDGLSTESIVEESSAGESTGKLGNEDPAPEMRLAALQLSTDHSTCIKEEVNRIKNEHPDDAQCIVNDRVKGRLKVTRAFGAGFLKQPKLNDAVLEMFRNEYIGTAPYISCSPSLRHHRLCPRDQFLILSSDGLYQYLNNEEVVSQVESFMEKFPEGDPAQHLIEELLLRAAKKAGMGFHELLDIPHGDRRKYHDDVTVMVISLEGRIWKSSGRYL; encoded by the exons ATGGGAAGTGGAGTCTCTACCTTGTGTTCCTGCCTCGAACCGGCGCCGAACCAACCGGACCTCGACAACGACGTGATCTTCGCCGCCACCGAACCGCTTGACGAAACTCTCGGCCATTCCTTCTGCTATGTCAGATCCTCCAACCGATTTCTCTCGCCAACACACTCCGATCGCTTCGTTTCCCCCTCTGCCTCACTCCGTTTCTCTCCAACTCACGACCCGATCCACAGAACCCGGCCCGACACACCCGAAACTGCTTTCAAGGCCATTTCGGGAGCCTCCGTTAGTGCCAACAGCTCCGTTCCCAAGACAGTTATTCAGTTAGAAGAAGAGGCCGCCGACTGTTCCGGTAACAGAGCAGCTGGATTAGGAGGAGGGACCGTTGTCAACGGTTTCGAGAGTACGTCGTCCTTTAGCGCGCTACCGCTCCAGCCGGTTCCTCGCGGTGGAGAGCCTTCTGGAACATTCGAGAGGGGAGGAGGGTTCTTCCTCTCGGGACCAATCGAGAGCGGTGCGCTCTCCGGGCCGCTTAATTCCGGCGCCGCCACCGCCGCCGGAGTCCCGTTCTCGGCCCCGCTGGGAGGGGTGTACGTGAGGAAAAAGAGGAAGAATGGCGTGTCCGGATTCAGGAAGGCGTTTCAGAGGGGCGTGCCAGAGAAGAAGCGGCCGTGGGTGGTGCCGGTGCTGAACTTCGTCGGGAGGAAGGAAGTTCAGGCTTGCGAGGGGAAGCCGGCGACGGTTGGGGCGGATGACGTGGCGAGAGAGGAGAGCAATGTGCAGTGGGCGCTGGGGAAGGCTGGCGAGGACAGGGTGCACGTGGTGGTGTCGGAGGAGCAAGGTTGGTTGTTCGTTGGGATTTACGACGGTTTCAACGGCCCCGACGCGCCGGAGTTCCTGATGGGACATCTCTACCGTGCCGTCCACAACGAACTTCAGGGTCTGTTCTGGGAAGCTGAAGAAGCAGAGGGCAGAAAGGACAATATTCCAGCTGCTGAAGTTGCTGCTGAGGTGAAAAACAGTGAGGGAGATGCCAGTGAAGACTCGATCTCTCACTCGGCGACTGCGGCTGTTAAGAAGGTAACGTTTCAGGTGGAGGGAACGGAAAGCAGGAGGCGTAGGCTGTGGGAATTTCTTGCTGAGGACCCTGAAGACGGCCTTGACCTTTCTGGTTCCGATAGGTTTGCGTTTTCCGTGGATGATGCTCTCAGTGTTAACAATGCCAATGCTGGCTCCGCTGTTAGCAGAAGGTGGCTGCTGTTGTCGAAATTGAAGCATGGGTTGTCCAAGCATAAAGAGGGTCAAGGTAGGAGGCTGCTGCCGTGGAGCTTTGGTGCGGAAGGGAAGGATGAGAAGGTGGAAACAGAGGCAGAGAACCCAGCTGAGGAGAAGTTTTCTTCCGGTGGAGGCCGCAGTGGTGGGAGGAGGAGGAAGGTTGGCCCGGTGGACCATGATCTTGTTTTGAGGGCATTATCTCGTGCGCTCGAGGTGACCGAGCTGGCATATTTGGATATGACTGATAAGCTTCTGGATACGAATCCAGAACTTGCTTTGATGGGTTCGTGTTTGTTGGTTTCTCTGATGAGGGATGAGGATGTGTATGTGATGAACGTTGGGGATAGCCGCGCTATTGTTGCTCATTATGAGCCCAAAGAGGGCGCTGCTGCTTGTACAGGATCCAGATTCAAGAATGGGAACGATGGGTTGAGCACGGAGAGTATTGTTGAGGAGTCCTCGGCAGGTGAAAGCACAGGCAAGTTGGGGAACGAGGATCCTGCTCCGGAAATGAGGTTGGCAGCATTGCAGCTGTCAACTGACCACAGCACCTGCATTAAAGAA GAAGTCAATAGAATTAAAAATGAGCACCCTGATGATGCGCAATGCATAGTCAATGATAGAGTAAAAGGTCGTCTCAAGGTCACCAGAGCATTTGGGGCAGGATTTTTGAAACAG CCAAAGTTGAATGATGCGGTGTTAGAAATGTTTCGGAACGAGTATATTGGCACTGCTCCATATATATCCTGCTCTCCTTCGCTACGTCACCATAGATTATGCCCTAGAGATCAGTTCTTGATTCTCTCATCTGATGGGTTATATCAATATCTAAACAATGAAGAAGTTGTTTCTCAAGTGGAGAGCTTCATGGAAAAGTTTCCAGAAGGCGATCCTGCTCAACATTTAATTGAAGAGCTGCTTCTCCGTGCAGCAAAGAAGGCTG GCATGGGTTTTCATGAGTTGCTTGATATCCCACATGGAGATAGGAGGAAATACCATGATGATGTCACTGTCATGGTGATATCACTTGAAGGAAGAATCTGGAAATCCTCTGGGAGGTATCTGTGA
- the LOC130935721 gene encoding pentatricopeptide repeat-containing protein At5g46580, chloroplastic: MAAPLSSITDILFTDTKRTRFTTNTNTNTATTNSNPNPLKPKTLRKKFPIYCTTSKSTPEAASTETKKNPSLSEQLTPLANKTLSTSIGIQPNVLSKPKSTWVNPTKPKRSVLSHQRQKRAPYSYTPQLRDFQLFAQKINECGNSDDEFSDMVKEIPHTLTRENALLVLNSLKPWPKTHMFLHWMRTQNLIPMETIFYNVTMKSLRFGRQFQLIEELAHQMFDDGIELDNITYSTIISCAKKCNLFDKAVYWFERMYKTGLMPDEVTYSAILDVYAKLGKVQEVINLYERGRATGWKPDPITFSVLGKMFGEAGDYDGIRYVLQEMKSIGVQPNLVVYNTLLEAMGKAGKPGFARSLFEEMIESGVEPNEKTLTAVIKIYGKARWSRDALELWERMKENGWPMDFILYNTLLNMCADVGLVEEAETLFKDMKQSEHTKPDSYSYTAMLNIYGSEGDVDSAMELFEEMSRLGIQLNVMGCTCLIQCLGKAMEFDDLVRVFDVAIERGVKPDDRLCGSLLSVLSLSQGSKDDEEKVLSCLRKANPKLVAFIQLIVDEETRFEAVKEEFKVIMSNASVEVRRPFCNCLIDICRNKDLQERAHELLYLGTLFGLYPGLHNKTNSEWCLDVRSLSVGAALTALEEWMWTLTKIVQREEALPEFFLAQTGTGVHKFAQGLNISFASHLKKLAAPFNPSEEKAGCFVATREDLIYWVRSKFSSAAVAT, translated from the coding sequence ATGGCTGCGCCACTCTCTTCAATCACTGATATCCTCTTCACAGACACCAAGAGAACAAGATTCACCACCAACACAAATACCAACACCGCCACCACCAACTCTAACCCTAACCCTCTGAAGCCAAAAACGCTTAGAAAAAAATTCCCCATTTACTGCACCACTTCAAAATCCACCCCAGAAGCTGCTTCCACAGAAACCAAGAAGAACCCTTCTTTGTCTGAACAACTCACTCCTCTCGCCAACAAAACCTTATCAACCTCCATTGGAATCCAACCCAATGTTCTTTCGAAGCCAAAGTCAACGTGGGTCAACCCAACAAAACCCAAACGCTCCGTGCTCTCGCACCAGAGGCAGAAGCGCGCCCCTTACTCCTACACTCCTCAGCTCAGAGATTTTCAACTCTTTGCGCAAAAGATCAATGAATGTGGCAATTCTGATGATGAGTTCTCTGATATGGTGAAGGAAATCCCGCACACACTTACTAGAGAAAACGCGCTTTTGGTGCTTAATAGCTTGAAGCCATGGCCGAAGACCCACATGTTCTTGCATTGGATGCGGACCCAGAATTTGATTCCCATGGAAACAATCTTCTACAATGTCACAATGAAGTCGTTGAGGTTTGGGAGGCAGTTTCAGCTGATTGAAGAACTTGCACACCAGATGTTTGATGATGGTATTGAGTTAGATAACATTACTTACTCTACAATCATTTCATGTGCAAAGAAGTGCAATCTTTTTGATAAGGCCGTGTACTGGTTTGAGAGAATGTACAAGACCGGTTTGATGCCTGATGAGGTAACTTACTCTGCTATATTGGATGTTTATGCTAAGTTAGGGAAGGTGCAAGAGGTGATAAACTTGTATGAGAGAGGGAGAGCAACTGGGTGGAAGCCGGACCCAATAACATTCTCTGTGTTGGGGAAGATGTTTGGTGAGGCCGGGGACTATGATGGCATTAGGTATGTTTTGCAAGAGATGAAGTCTATTGGGGTTCAGCCAAATCTGGTTGTGTACAACACCTTGTTGGAGGCAATGGGGAAGGCCGGGAAGCCGGGTTTTGCTAGGAGCCTTTTTGAGGAAATGATTGAGTCGGGGGTAGAACCGAACGAGAAGACGCTAACTGCTGTTATTAAGATATATGGTAAGGCTAGGTGGTCTAGAGATGCTTTGGAGTTGTGGGAGAGAATGAAGGAAAATGGCTGGCCTATGGATTTCATTCTGTATAATACGCTGTTGAACATGTGCGCGGATGTTGGGTTGGTGGAGGAGGCCGAGACTCTCTTCAAGGACATGAAACAGTCCGAGCATACTAAACCTGATAGCTATAGTTACACAGCAATGCTCAACATATATGGGAGTGAGGGAGATGTCGATAGCGCAATGGAGTTGTTTGAAGAGATGTCAAGGTTGGGGATCCAACTCAACGTGATGGGGTGTACCTGCTTGATTCAGTGCTTAGGGAAGGCTATGGAGTTTGATGATCTGGTCAGAGTTTTTGATGTTGCTATTGAGAGGGGAGTTAAGCCTGATGATAGGCTATGCGGTTCCTTGCTATCTGTTTTGTCTCTGTCTCAGGGTAGCAAGGACGACGAGGAAAAGGTCCTTTCTTGTTTGCGTAAAGCTAACCCGAAATTGGTTGCCTTTATTCAGTTGATTGTAGATGAAGAAACTAGATTCGAGGCTGTCAAGGAAGAGTTCAAGGTGATAATGAGCAATGCTTCGGTTGAAGTTCGAAGACCCTTCTGTAACTGCTTGATTGACATATGTAGAAACAAAGATCTACAAGAGAGAGCACATGAGCTACTCTACCTGGGAACCTTGTTTGGATTATACCCTGGTTTACACAACAAAACCAATAGCGAATGGTGTTTAGATGTTCGATCATTGTCGGTTGGCGCAGCTCTAACTGCACTCGAAGAGTGGATGTGGACACTGACCAAAATCGTTCAGCGGGAGGAGGCACTTCCAGAGTTTTTCCTAGCACAAACTGGTACCGGTGTTCATAAGTTCGCGCAAGGACTGAACATTTCTTTTGCATCTCATTTGAAGAAACTAGCTGCTCCATTTAATCCAAGTGAGGAAAAAGCTGGTTGTTTTGTTGCAACTAGAGAGGATTTGATCTATTGGGTTAGGTCAAAGTTTTCATCAGCAGCTGTTGCAACATAG